A DNA window from Ipomoea triloba cultivar NCNSP0323 chromosome 10, ASM357664v1 contains the following coding sequences:
- the LOC116031898 gene encoding uncharacterized protein LOC116031898 has translation MVVSVSSWNSYLSGTFQLTTDIKSPTQPFRIHCSNRFSFREHSSVQLTPKKITSVKIEHTSFASHDIKCYSYVQRNHQHLRDDDDNKPFFGFLMEPFRVTKTLLSFLAEQPSQLKYIEWPSIQSTLKTASLALVLVVLFIIALSSVDSALCFLLALLSRRAA, from the exons ATGGTGGTGTCTGTTTCTAGCTGGAACTCCTACCTTTCAG GTACTTTTCAACTTACAACTGACATAAAGTCTCCCACACAGCCATTCCGAATTCATTGCTCCAATAGGTTCAGTTTCAGAGAGCATTCTTCTGTTCAACTGACACCTAAGAAA ATAACTAGTGTAAAGATTGAGCATACATCTTTTGCGAGTCATGATATCAAATGCTATTCATATGTCCAAAGAAATCATCAGCATTTGAGAGATGATGATGACAACAAGCCATTTTTCGGGTTCTTAATGGAGCCGTTCAG GGTAACTAAGACTTTACTATCATTTCTGGCTGAACAGCCAAGTCAGCTGAAGTACATAGAATGGCCAAGCATCCAGAGCACG CTGAAGACGGCAAGTCTTGCACTCGTTCTTGTTGTTTTGTTTATCATTGCATTATCGTCAGTTGATTCTGCCCTATGTTTTCTATTGGCTTTGCTTTCAAGGAGGGCAGCATGA